In Phormidium yuhuli AB48, one genomic interval encodes:
- the psaC gene encoding photosystem I iron-sulfur center protein PsaC: protein MSHSVKIYDTCIGCTQCVRACPLDVLEMVPWDGCKAGQIATSPRTEDCIGCKRCETACPTDFLSVRVYLGAETSRSMGLAY, encoded by the coding sequence ATGTCTCATTCGGTAAAAATCTATGACACCTGCATCGGCTGCACTCAGTGCGTCCGTGCTTGTCCCCTAGACGTGTTGGAAATGGTGCCTTGGGATGGCTGTAAAGCTGGCCAAATCGCAACCTCTCCCCGTACGGAAGACTGCATCGGTTGCAAACGTTGTGAAACGGCTTGCCCGACAGACTTCTTGAGCGTCCGAGTCTATCTTGGTGCGGAAACCAGCCGCAGCATGGGTCTAGCTTACTAA
- a CDS encoding CoB--CoM heterodisulfide reductase iron-sulfur subunit B family protein has translation MLKYAYFPGCVAQGACRELYESTAALTQALDIELIELKRAACCGSGTFKEESALLEDTVNARNIALAEELNLPLLTHCSTCQGVIGRVDERLKTAQSDRPEYVEQINTLLSQDHCSPYRGATEVKHLLWAIVGDYGLEALQQRVTRQLRGLKCAAFYGCYILRAQSHLPYDDPHNPQSMENVFRTLGATPIEYGGRTQCCGWPLSSYATEQSFQMAGTHLQAALDAGADCMVTPCPLCHLNLDSRQPDVETVMGRKLGLPVLHLPQLIALALGIDPKMLGLDRHMVSTRPVLAKLGL, from the coding sequence ATGCTTAAATATGCTTATTTCCCTGGTTGTGTAGCTCAGGGAGCCTGTCGTGAACTGTACGAGTCTACGGCGGCGTTGACGCAAGCCCTTGATATTGAACTGATTGAACTTAAACGGGCCGCCTGTTGCGGTTCGGGGACGTTTAAAGAAGAATCGGCCCTGCTTGAAGATACGGTGAATGCTCGCAATATCGCCCTGGCTGAAGAACTGAACCTGCCTTTGCTCACCCATTGCAGTACCTGTCAGGGGGTGATTGGACGGGTGGATGAACGTTTAAAGACCGCTCAGTCTGATCGCCCTGAGTATGTTGAGCAAATCAACACTCTCCTCAGTCAAGATCACTGTTCCCCCTACCGGGGCGCAACGGAGGTTAAACATCTCCTCTGGGCGATCGTGGGGGATTATGGTCTTGAGGCACTGCAACAGCGGGTTACACGCCAGCTCAGGGGTCTCAAATGTGCGGCCTTCTATGGCTGCTACATCCTTCGCGCCCAGAGTCATCTCCCCTACGATGACCCCCATAACCCCCAATCGATGGAAAACGTCTTTCGCACCCTCGGCGCTACCCCCATTGAGTATGGAGGACGCACTCAATGCTGTGGCTGGCCCCTCTCCAGCTACGCCACGGAACAGTCCTTCCAGATGGCGGGCACTCATTTACAAGCCGCTCTTGACGCGGGAGCAGATTGTATGGTAACCCCTTGTCCCCTCTGCCATCTCAATTTGGACTCCCGACAGCCGGATGTGGAAACGGTCATGGGCCGGAAACTTGGCTTACCGGTACTACATTTGCCCCAACTGATCGCTCTAGCTCTCGGGATTGATCCCAAGATGCTGGGGTTAGATCGCCATATGGTATCAACTCGTCCGGTCTTGGCAAAATTGGGGTTGTAA
- the mreD gene encoding rod shape-determining protein MreD — MQPDLRPVRATGLTPPPPVGWQAIRQRLLSWTLTVLSVLPCLLLLPARFPGMELLGIAPNWLLVWVVAWSIKRSMWEGAVAGVALGLLQDGMSAGVPTHAISLGIVGILTARLQREQVVQDDIISVLLIVFGMTVVGETVRAIQFSLYGWRLPDGTPFWSFEEIWRYYQQVALGSAVLNSLWSPVIYYPLNLLWERRFK; from the coding sequence ATGCAGCCTGACCTACGCCCGGTTCGTGCTACGGGCTTGACGCCACCTCCCCCAGTGGGTTGGCAAGCCATCCGTCAGCGTCTACTATCCTGGACGCTGACGGTTTTGTCGGTGTTGCCCTGTCTTCTCCTACTCCCGGCTCGTTTTCCCGGAATGGAGTTGTTGGGAATCGCCCCGAATTGGTTGTTAGTTTGGGTGGTGGCCTGGAGTATTAAACGCTCCATGTGGGAAGGGGCTGTGGCAGGTGTGGCTCTGGGGCTGTTACAAGATGGTATGAGTGCTGGGGTCCCAACTCATGCTATTAGTTTGGGAATAGTGGGCATCCTCACGGCTCGCCTACAACGAGAACAGGTGGTTCAGGACGATATCATCTCAGTCTTGTTGATTGTTTTTGGGATGACGGTGGTGGGGGAAACGGTTCGTGCCATCCAGTTTAGTCTCTATGGTTGGCGTTTGCCCGATGGGACACCGTTTTGGAGTTTTGAGGAAATTTGGCGCTATTATCAGCAGGTTGCCCTCGGTTCGGCGGTGTTAAATAGTTTATGGTCGCCGGTGATTTATTATCCCCTGAATTTGCTTTGGGAACGTCGGTTTAAGTAG
- the mreC gene encoding rod shape-determining protein MreC yields MYVLRRCWQRYRTLGLLATLAIGSAWVFRQTDGAIVFELYQRVSLPFQTDEVREQELVNARVLELQQRLVEVNQENLQLRELLSYEPQAQPEPTFAPVIGRSADRWWQQILLGRGRKSGLAVDDIVMAPGGIVGRIVSVTDETSRVLLISDPSSSLGVTVGRSREMGVLRGKGSDRAVVEFFEKVPDVEEGDAILSSPYSQRFTSGLPIGTVVAVNLNASPAPQVEIEISAPLSSLEWVMVYPKPSVPLPTESAEPIDPLGENLQID; encoded by the coding sequence TTGTACGTCTTGCGTCGTTGCTGGCAACGCTATCGAACCCTGGGGCTGTTGGCTACATTGGCCATCGGCTCCGCTTGGGTCTTTCGTCAGACGGATGGGGCGATCGTCTTTGAGCTGTATCAGCGGGTCTCTCTCCCCTTTCAGACAGACGAAGTTCGCGAGCAGGAACTGGTCAACGCCCGTGTGCTTGAACTCCAACAGCGCTTAGTTGAAGTCAATCAAGAAAACCTTCAACTGCGAGAATTGTTGTCCTACGAGCCACAAGCCCAGCCAGAGCCAACCTTTGCCCCAGTCATTGGCCGCAGTGCTGACCGCTGGTGGCAACAGATTCTTCTGGGTCGTGGCCGTAAAAGCGGTCTGGCTGTGGATGATATTGTGATGGCTCCAGGCGGCATTGTGGGGCGTATTGTCAGTGTTACTGATGAAACGAGTCGTGTCTTGCTCATCAGTGATCCGAGTAGTTCTCTGGGGGTGACCGTGGGCCGCTCCCGAGAAATGGGAGTCTTACGAGGGAAAGGCTCTGATCGGGCAGTCGTAGAATTTTTTGAAAAAGTTCCCGATGTTGAGGAAGGAGATGCAATTCTCTCATCTCCCTATAGTCAGCGGTTTACCTCTGGCTTACCCATCGGAACGGTTGTGGCGGTGAATTTAAACGCCAGTCCAGCCCCCCAGGTGGAGATTGAAATCTCCGCTCCCCTCAGTTCTCTAGAATGGGTGATGGTTTATCCGAAACCCTCTGTTCCCCTACCCACGGAGTCCGCAGAACCGATTGATCCCCTTGGCGAGAACCTTCAAATCGACTAA